The segment GAAGGGGGAAGGGGGAAAATAAATGGGTTTTTTCTGTTTATTGGTTTAGACCGGCATGTAATAGAATATGATATAGAGTTTAATAAAAAAAATTGTCGAGGAGATTGTACAAAGGTATCACCGGTGGAATCAAGACGCTAACTACTAAACTTACCCGCCGCTTTAAGTGGTCGGATGGAGTACCTTGTTAGATGTATTTTGTTAGTTTTTTAATTTTTCATTCCGTTTTTCGATAGCATTCCTTTTACTTTCAGGCAATTTCTCATACATTGCTTCAACATTCTTTGGATGGCTAATCATTTGGTCGGCTATCGAATTAATAAGACTGAGAAGTTGTGAAGCGGTATCTCTATCGTCGTTTAAGTCAATTACTCCAGGATGGATAGCTTCATTTCCGATGACGCGTATAATATCAAGTGATTTTTGTACCAACGGATTTAGGCCCTTTTTCACGAGGCTCGCGATATCATCATCAATATTTTTTCCTTTTTCCCCTAAATGTATACATAGCTTCTGAACACAAAGTCGAAGTAAAGCTGCTGCACCTCTGGGTGATTCTCCAAGAATTGATCTTGCTTCTTCAAAATCTCGAATTATTTCTTCTGGTAAATCAGGGTTTGGAATTACACCTATCTTTTCATTTGGAAATATAAGATTTCCGTGTATCCAGACTGCAATTTTCTTACAGTGATAGCACTTGCTAA is part of the bacterium genome and harbors:
- a CDS encoding DUF4145 domain-containing protein, whose amino-acid sequence is MTKKSNPPSINKQAFDCPYCGAYTTQYWYNVLSDSRKDNAPPTITTSEYREYLNQYNEEQKDDKIERLEWCDMMDSGIIFFSERRTTHPDYSADNIHFSKCYHCKKIAVWIHGNLIFPNEKIGVIPNPDLPEEIIRDFEEARSILGESPRGAAALLRLCVQKLCIHLGEKGKNIDDDIASLVKKGLNPLVQKSLDIIRVIGNEAIHPGVIDLNDDRDTASQLLSLINSIADQMISHPKNVEAMYEKLPESKRNAIEKRNEKLKN